Below is a genomic region from Falco naumanni isolate bFalNau1 chromosome 2, bFalNau1.pat, whole genome shotgun sequence.
GAGTGAAGCAGGTAAAGCAAGACCTCATACTCATGTCTCATGCTCAGTTCTGCAGCCCGTTAGCCGAGCAAGTCAGGCTCCCTCCAGTCCTGACAGCAAAGTGCCAGCTCCTTTTCTGATGAATCAGAAGGGTTAGTAAACAACTGAGCTGAGATACTGGCTCTTTATGTAGGGAGAAGGAGAACTATGTGTGTATGTACCTATATTGTCCTCCTCTCGCCTGCTTGCTACATAAGCatgaaacaaaggaaagcagaaataccAGGACATCATTTATCAGTGGCccaaaacagcagagaaaggagtTAAAAACTTGAAAGTTTGAATAATGCATATGGATTTATTTCAAGTACCTTctaatatttacaaaattacatgacactttgtttcctttgtgcaTTTTCCCTCCCCCCAAGATCCAGACAGGGAGGCAAGTTTAGATTAAATAAACAACACTGAATTTTTCTGAACCAGTGCAGAAGACAGATCACCCCCTGACTACCACAGAGTTTTCTGGTTAAAAAGATAATAATTCTGGGAGAGTTTTCAGAGAAATCAAAATCAAGCACATACTCTATAAAAACCTCAGACAATTTTTGATGTCATTAAAACGGAACATGCTtctaactttattttaataattcattgtttcataaataaaaaccaaacaagtgtTCAGCAGAGAGATCTCTTTaagggaagaaataataatttattatttcttttgtaaaaaaaggtCTCATTGCTGAACACAcgtttgttttttatttatgaaacaatgtatgaattattaaaataaatctggaaTTGTGTTGTGCTTaatgacatgaaaaattatttgaggtCGCATATAGATGAGCTTAGCAGTGCTTCACTACCTGCAAGCCTCGGCGctatatttttctaaacaaatcaAGAGTTTTAGAGCATTTAATAACCATTTAATTCTGAGATAAGTTTATTGTGATTTAAGCACAGTAACATATTCAATATGTCACCAGCTTGAAAGAAGCCCTCGTGCCAGAGGTAACAATACATAATAGagctataagaaaaaaacagttcaaaTTGATTTATGGAGTTGGCAGGCTGCAAGCCATTTTGCACTGTCTGCcttagcttgctttctttgcatgGGTTGAAGTATAAGCACCTCCAAACACTGATATCTGTGTGCAGTGCTGAGGCCGCGTTACTAGCCATGCTACGTGCCATTTCCAGAGATGCAGCCTGGCTAGCCATACATCAGCGCCTTCCTTGTGCTATATTTGGAAATTAGGTTTCTGCTCCAGGGCCTCATCCTTTCTAAAGCACTTAAGTGCATGCTTAAATGCTCATCTGCTCCGAGCCAGGAATGTTGATTTGCATCGACTCTTGGTGGCACAGAAGGAAGCAGTGTTCAACCAGGGTCATCCCATGTTCCAGCTGCAAGAATCCCAGGACACAAAATGAGttgggggaggaggtgggattATTCACAACTCATGTCACCCTCCCTGCCATGAGCTGGGCACTCATTAATGTAGAGCTGCTCCCATGGGCAATACTGACCCCAAGAAAGTTGCCAACGTGGCCTGGGGGCACAGGGGTTTAGCTCAGCATACCAATTTGCATTTAATATAAAGCTGCTCCCCACCGTCCTCATAGATGTTGAGGGGAGGCTGCAGGTGAATCACATGTCCCCCGAGCCACTAGTGCAAGACAACTCAAAACTGTGAGAGGTGAAGGTGTTATGTAGCGGAAGGAGAGAAATACTACATTTCGAGAAAGGAGGAGATGTGGAGAGCTTCACTGCTCAACTCGACTGTACATATTGGCACAGATGTTACCCTTTTGCTTAGACAATTCTAACGTTCAGGCCACAGGTTTCCCCTGGAGGCAGAACATCTTTCCCCTGGGCAAAACAGATCAAAACAAGATTTCTCTGCATTTGCTGCAGTCTGTTTTCCACCAAATATCTCGTTTCCCAGACCTTTTCCAAGTAGAGTACGGCAGATTGGTCTGTCTCTGCATTTCCTTCAATCAGTGGGATAGACTAGGATGCCTTTGAGGACAAGATGCTTCCTGAGCTTTTTATGTTGGTGGATTTAGGAGTTTTCAGTTCAGCTCTATAAGTATCGTCTGGCCTTGCTTAGGGATGGCCAGCTTTGAGGGCAAAGGtaaattctttctttgttatttctcttttttctttgtgctaaGACATAGATTATTTATATGCTAGACATCCATTTATATGACTGAGCGTACAAACAACCATTCTTTTCATACAAGCTGTCAGGCAATCATGACATGGTACCCATGCAAAGTATTAAAACCTCAAAAGATAAGTTTGACTTTAATCATTGATACCATAGCTGGTGATGCAAGGAGTTCCTGTGCTGAGGGAGGTATTATTAATATCAAACAGTTGTGGCCATTAATTGACATGTGAAACTTGGGTCTGTTCGTATCATACTCCACCTTTAATAAGGAAGGCTGTCGAGTGACTAGAGCACCCCACTGGACTGGGATGCACTGGAATACCACTATGTTTGTCAGGTGGTGCCAGTCGCTTGACATCTCCGTCTTCATTACCTCAGGTGAACATATCCTTACAATGAAAAATCTGGGACACTTTTGTGGCAGTAATACAAAAAGCTAATGTtaacacttggaaaaaaagcatgctggTTTTTGCCAGTGGCGGCTTTGGACTCATTAAAAGCCCATGGGCATTTCTGAGTCGAGGATTTTTTCCACCAGTGACTTTTACAATATTGAGAATTTATCAGGAAACAGTAATGTCACAGCCATTCACCAGAAGtaaaaggaaagtatttcttttatttccatgatCCTGGAAATGGCTTCACAGTTGATATGTGGAAAACAGAGCTGTTCTGGTTCAGCTTGAAGTCATAGTCTCTTTAGAGTTGCCTCACATGAACTTGGACTAATATCTGTCTACGTTTCCTAGGCTGTGGTTGTTACTGTCTGCAGATTTCTTTGAGGGCCGGAGGTGGAAGACACCATGTGGCTGTGATGCACTGTTGTAAAGCTGTAATTCTGACAGCAGAATGCTAATCTGAAATGTGACTCTGGAATTACTGTTgttgctgctccttccttcccctctgaagtgaaatacacaaaaatcagatacttctctctcttttccctctgtctCTTATGCTCTCAGTTCCACTGAGGTAGAAAATAACCTaaaaagcttctgaaattttattttccaagggATTTCCTAGTGCATCAGGCTAGGGTACATCAGATGGGTAGATACAGAATTCTGTCCCTTGTCTGGACAGCACAGTAAGCacttattttctgcaaattaatCATGAGGATGGATGCCTTTATCttttctccccccgccccccccccaacagccgtaataatatgcattttatttttttccccactaactTTCTGAGTCAACTTGGAATACTTAGTGCCATCCGGTTGCTGACCTTGGGCCAAAATGAGCCTTACACATAAAGCTATGCATTTATGCCTATGCTTTGCCACAAAACTAATCCTTAGTAAACACACTCTAGAGGCTACAGTATGCAAAACTTCTCTCCTAATGATGACATTtggaaaacctgattttttctcttcatttgcaGGTAGCTGCAATCATCGTGGACTGCTGAATGTTAGCCAGCCCTATATTGTAAAGCTGAACTGGAGAGGATTTTCCTACAAATATGGTTCCTGGGGTAGAGATTACTCTCCCTCTAACCCAGAGAGGGAAGTCTATTGGGTTGCACCATTGAACACGAATGGGATATACTTGGAATACTACAGAATTTATAGTTCCTTTGATGATTTACTGCTGTTTAAACCCATATATGAAAGTAGAATAACATATGGGGAAGGAAGTGGTGCTGCCCTttataataattatttgtaCTATCATGCTTATAATTCAAGACATATGGtgaagcataattttaaaacaaacaccatGGTTTTGAGGAAGGAGCTTCCAGATGCTGTTACTGGTAACCGTTTCTCTTATGCAGGTGTTTCATGGCAAGACATGGATTTTGCTGTGGATGAAAGTGGGTTATGGGTAATATATTCAACAGAACGTAGCATGGGCAACATTGTGATTAGCAAACTCAATGAGACTACACTTGATGTGGTAAATACTTGGCAGACAAGACAGTACAAACCATCTGTTTCCAATGCTTTCATGGTATGTGGTGTTCTGTATGCCACAAGGCCAATGAACACTAGGAAAGAGGAAATCTTCTACACATATGACACGGCTACTGGCCAAGAAGGTCGTATTAGTGTCATTATGGATAAAAAATTAGACACAGTCCAGAGTATTGGTTATAACCCCACAGATCAGAGACTGTATGTTTACAACGA
It encodes:
- the OLFM4 gene encoding olfactomedin-4, which gives rise to MKHAQVAVLLLVQSMNALARATATTEATPRLNMTLPHLTQSSKMTGNLHTPSKLFANVPGTMDDEGTCQCSVYLPDTTFPVQKAEQLEIIAATLSEKFEIELSQVKKYSKMIELYQQQILNITIRVEHMEKSSVSYTELDFQLLKMEISDLERLVTQLKSSLVGSNVIVEQIYLEITNLTILVNELESLDKNNVLAIRRQIVSLQNRLKECEEATNKTIIPPYFPPGSCNHRGLLNVSQPYIVKLNWRGFSYKYGSWGRDYSPSNPEREVYWVAPLNTNGIYLEYYRIYSSFDDLLLFKPIYESRITYGEGSGAALYNNYLYYHAYNSRHMVKHNFKTNTMVLRKELPDAVTGNRFSYAGVSWQDMDFAVDESGLWVIYSTERSMGNIVISKLNETTLDVVNTWQTRQYKPSVSNAFMVCGVLYATRPMNTRKEEIFYTYDTATGQEGRISVIMDKKLDTVQSIGYNPTDQRLYVYNDGYLLRYDTTFQS